The Drosophila innubila isolate TH190305 chromosome 3R unlocalized genomic scaffold, UK_Dinn_1.0 2_E_3R, whole genome shotgun sequence genome has a segment encoding these proteins:
- the LOC117793060 gene encoding two pore potassium channel protein sup-9 — protein MRIESYRDTAFEFVVHCAMKRQNVRTLSLVVCTFTYLLIGAAVFDSLESQTEAKRWEFLQAVKNNFVKKYNVSAEDYRMIEIVIIENKPHKAGPQWKFAGAFYFATVVLAMIGYGHSTPTTVAGKLFTMCYAMVGIPLGLVMFQSIGERLNKFASVIIRRAKRASGARCTDATEMNLMLATGMLSSIIITTGAAVFSRYEGWSYFDSFYYCFVTLTTIGFGDYVALQNDQALTNKPGYVALSLVFILFGLAVVAASINLLVLRFMTMQAEDAKRDEQDAQNQAAGNQPLTFDDESTYNMHGKLLENNYTTENDETVSLCSCTCMGGTRCLNHEQFIDPDFQPMDIIESTLCLKRASV, from the exons ATGCGAATTGAATCCTACCGCGATACTGCTTTCGAATTTGTTGTCCATTGCGCCATGAAGCGTCAGAACGTTAGAACACTGTCGCTGGTGGTATGCACATTTACCTATTTGCTCATCGGGGCGGCAGTCTTTGACTCGCTTGAATCGCAAACCGAGGCGAAGCGTTGGGAATTTTTGCAAG CGGTCAAGAATAATTTCGTTAAGAAATACAATGTGAGTGCAGAAGACTACCGGATGATCGAAATAGTAATAATAGAGAACAAACCACACAAGGCGGGACCTCAGTGGAAATTCGCTGGCGCATTTTATTTTGCCACTGTGGTGCTGGCAATGATtg GCTATGGACACTCCACGCCGACAACCGTGGCTGGGAAGCTATTTACAATGTGCTATGCTATG gtGGGCATTCCTTTGGGACTGGTTATGTTCCAGTCCATCGGTGAACGTCTCAACAAATTTGCATCCGTGATTATAAgacgagcgaagcgagcaagTGGAGCACGCTGCACGGACGCCACGGAAATGAATCTTATGCTGGCCACTGGCATGTTATCCTCGATAATTATTACGACGGGAGCAGCAGTCTTCTCCCGTTACGAAGGCTGGAGCTATTTCGACAGCTTCTATTATTGCTTTGTGACGTTAACAACTATTGGCTTTGGGGACTATGTGGCGCTCCAAAATGACCAAGCGCTGACCAATAAGCCAGGATATGTCGCCCTCAGCCTGGTTTTCATACTCTTTGGATTGGCTGTAGTTGCCGCTAGTATTAATCTGCTAGTGCTGCGATTCATGACCAT GCAAGCCGAGGACGCCAAGAGGGATGAGCAGGATGCCCAGAATCAGGCTGCTGGTAATCAACCGCTCACATTTGATGACGAATCCACATACAACATGCACGGCAAGCTGTTGGAGAACAATTACACGACCGAAAATGATGAGACCGTGTCCTTGTGCTCCTGCACCTGCATGGGCGGCACACGGTGCCTGAATCACGAGCAGTTTATCGATCCGGATTTTCAGCCAATGGATATTATTGAGAGCACTCTTTGCCTGAAACGTGCATCTGTCTGA